A genomic stretch from Streptomyces venezuelae ATCC 10712 includes:
- a CDS encoding MFS transporter: protein MDGDRQGWLQCLLAGAVFVVCMAGTTLPTPLYPLYQEKFGFSELTVTVVYAVYAFGVIGVLLLAGNASDTVGRRPTLLCGLGFAAASAVCFLTADSLGWLYAGRLLSGLSAGLFTGAATAYVMELAPPGGGSRATLVATAANMGGLGCGPLLAGLLAEYAPDPLVLPFAVHLGLVVAGFVVLLRLPETVRDRRGPGAVRPQLPALPAQVRAVFVPAAIASFVGFALFGVFTSVSPAFLARYLHVDNHAVSGLVVALAFFASTAGQLAVDRVGVPRSLPLGCAVLLTGLVLLAAALYTDLLVLVVLAAVVGGVGQGLAFRAALSAVAGAAPADRRAAVISTLFVVAYTGISIPVIGVGLLADPLGLEGAGLVFIACMLVLVVPAAVYLIRRPVAARRP from the coding sequence ATGGCCGGCACCACGCTGCCCACCCCGCTCTACCCCCTCTACCAGGAGAAGTTCGGGTTCTCCGAACTGACGGTGACCGTGGTGTACGCCGTGTACGCCTTCGGGGTCATCGGCGTCCTCCTCCTCGCGGGCAACGCCTCGGACACGGTCGGCAGACGGCCGACGCTGCTGTGCGGCCTGGGGTTCGCGGCGGCCAGCGCCGTCTGCTTCCTGACCGCCGACTCCCTCGGCTGGCTGTACGCGGGCCGGCTGCTCTCGGGCCTGTCCGCCGGCCTGTTCACCGGGGCCGCCACCGCGTACGTCATGGAGCTCGCCCCGCCCGGCGGCGGCTCACGGGCGACGCTGGTGGCGACCGCCGCGAACATGGGCGGTCTCGGCTGCGGGCCGCTGCTCGCCGGACTCCTCGCCGAGTACGCCCCCGACCCCCTGGTCCTGCCCTTCGCCGTGCACCTCGGCCTGGTCGTGGCCGGCTTCGTCGTCCTGCTGCGGCTCCCCGAGACGGTACGGGACAGACGCGGACCGGGCGCCGTACGGCCCCAGTTGCCCGCCCTCCCGGCGCAGGTGCGGGCGGTGTTCGTACCGGCGGCGATCGCCTCCTTCGTGGGCTTCGCCCTCTTCGGGGTGTTCACCTCGGTGAGCCCCGCGTTCCTCGCCCGCTACCTGCACGTGGACAACCACGCCGTGAGCGGTCTCGTCGTCGCCCTGGCCTTCTTCGCCTCCACCGCCGGGCAGCTGGCCGTCGACCGCGTCGGCGTGCCCCGCTCCCTGCCGCTGGGCTGCGCGGTGCTCCTCACCGGTCTGGTGCTGCTCGCGGCGGCCCTGTACACGGACCTGCTCGTCCTGGTCGTCCTGGCCGCCGTGGTCGGCGGTGTCGGGCAGGGCCTGGCGTTCCGGGCGGCCCTGTCCGCCGTCGCCGGGGCGGCTCCCGCGGACCGGCGCGCGGCCGTCATCTCGACCCTGTTCGTGGTCGCGTACACCGGCATCTCGATCCCGGTGATCGGCGTGGGCCTGCTCGCCGATCCGCTGGGCCTGGAGGGGGCCGGGCTGGTGTTCATCGCCTGCATGCTGGTGCTGGTCGTCCCGGCCGCCGTCTATCTGATCCGGCGGCCGGTGGCGGCGCGACGACCCTGA
- a CDS encoding Gfo/Idh/MocA family protein, translating to MTDLRLGVLGYGLRGSLARTAHRPGAGSRVTALADPDPEARAEAAPAFPGARIAADHRQVVEDLDVDAVLVLTPDHTHADVAREALKAGKPVLVEKPLAVDIESCDAVLRTAYETGTRLYVGHNMRHMPVVRLMRDIIGRGEIGAVKTIWVRHFVGYGGDWYFKDWHAERRHTNGLLLQKAAHDIDVLHWLAGGYAERVQALGDLMVYGDNPHRRAPGEPKTDDWYTKDGHWPPHTQRGLNPVIDVEDVSLVNMRLDNGVLAAYQQCHFTPDYWRNYTVIGDAGRLENFGDGPGGSVRVWNSRRSGYRAEPDAEYPVPDAEDEAGHGGADPLLVAEFVRFARDGGRTDTSPVAARMSVAAGARATESLRAGGAPRAVPPLDPALVRYFLRGQTR from the coding sequence ATGACCGACCTCCGTCTCGGCGTCCTCGGCTACGGACTGCGGGGCTCCCTCGCCCGTACGGCCCACCGCCCCGGCGCCGGCTCACGGGTCACCGCCCTCGCCGACCCCGACCCCGAGGCCCGCGCGGAGGCCGCACCGGCCTTCCCCGGCGCGCGGATCGCCGCCGACCACCGTCAGGTCGTCGAGGACCTCGACGTCGACGCCGTCCTCGTCCTCACCCCCGACCACACCCACGCCGACGTGGCCCGCGAGGCGCTCAAGGCGGGCAAACCGGTCCTCGTCGAGAAGCCGCTCGCCGTCGACATCGAGAGCTGCGACGCCGTCCTGCGCACCGCGTACGAGACGGGCACCCGGCTCTACGTCGGACACAACATGCGCCACATGCCCGTGGTCCGGCTGATGCGGGACATCATCGGGCGCGGCGAGATCGGCGCCGTCAAGACGATCTGGGTCCGGCACTTCGTCGGCTACGGCGGCGACTGGTACTTCAAGGACTGGCACGCGGAGCGGCGCCACACCAACGGGCTGCTGCTCCAGAAGGCCGCCCACGACATCGACGTCCTGCACTGGCTCGCCGGCGGCTACGCGGAGCGGGTGCAGGCGCTCGGTGACCTCATGGTCTACGGCGACAACCCGCACCGCCGCGCCCCGGGCGAACCCAAGACCGACGACTGGTACACCAAGGACGGCCACTGGCCGCCGCACACCCAGCGCGGACTCAACCCGGTGATCGACGTCGAGGACGTGTCCCTGGTCAACATGCGCCTGGACAACGGCGTGCTCGCCGCCTACCAGCAGTGCCACTTCACCCCCGACTACTGGCGCAACTACACCGTCATCGGGGACGCCGGGCGCTTGGAGAACTTCGGCGACGGGCCAGGCGGATCGGTCCGGGTGTGGAACTCCCGCCGGTCGGGCTACCGCGCGGAGCCGGACGCCGAGTACCCCGTACCCGACGCGGAGGACGAGGCCGGACACGGCGGTGCGGATCCGCTGCTCGTGGCCGAGTTCGTGCGCTTCGCCCGCGACGGCGGCCGCACCGACACCTCGCCGGTGGCCGCCCGGATGTCCGTGGCGGCCGGGGCGCGCGCCACCGAATCGCTCCGCGCGGGCGGCGCACCGCGCGCGGTGCCGCCCCTCGACCCCGCGCTCGTCCGGTACTTCCTGCGCGGTCAGACCCGCTGA
- a CDS encoding CAP domain-containing protein, with protein MRQSTVIERDTELVAAACGGDPWARDQLVTAHLPLIRTTVGLALSGRQDAGLVEHVVRETMLRALDGLGTLTDPRVFRPWLVAIAVDGVRRHRHAHPAGPAYGNAPAAPPYGTGPGYEISEAARWLDPGDAEQLALWWLERAGELTRYETAAASRWSEEELTARVEALRGRLDAARVVAGALAATPACPALSHQAAGWDGRPSAPWRDHLAHHTVSCGDCATRWTALVPAETLLSAMPAVAERPAPAAASAARTAPLVGEPAWGPSGTPAPASAAEAPGTDHTAELTEPYLLAGAAEHARPPISRHAGGARAAVPHGARAALRHRRRTQERGRRRAVIAAGVVAMAVTGGAFSLHGGRGGDDENLEANHVAAPELDLPVAHDPSALSGSPTETSTTPAASPSASATTAKPSASASPSARLTTPPPRPARTTAPARATTAPPRTTKPTPDSRPSDPGTGSDAGTETGTGAGRQNDQGQSSAADQVIALVNQERAKAGCGPLTANATLARAAQGHSDDMAARDFFDHTNPDGADPGDRVTAAGYPWSTYGENIAMGQSSPESVMEAWMNSPGHRANILNCSFKEIGIGIHSQGGPYWTQVFGAR; from the coding sequence GTGCGGCAGAGCACAGTAATCGAGAGGGACACCGAGCTGGTCGCGGCGGCGTGCGGCGGCGACCCCTGGGCGCGGGACCAGCTCGTCACCGCCCACCTGCCCCTGATCCGCACGACCGTGGGACTCGCCCTGAGCGGCCGCCAGGACGCCGGACTCGTCGAGCACGTCGTACGGGAGACGATGCTGCGCGCCCTCGACGGCCTCGGCACCCTGACCGACCCCCGGGTCTTCCGGCCCTGGCTGGTCGCGATCGCCGTCGACGGCGTCCGCAGGCACCGCCACGCCCACCCGGCCGGGCCCGCGTACGGCAACGCCCCGGCCGCCCCGCCGTACGGCACCGGACCGGGGTACGAGATCTCCGAGGCGGCCCGCTGGCTCGACCCGGGCGACGCCGAGCAACTGGCCCTGTGGTGGCTGGAACGCGCGGGCGAACTGACCCGGTACGAGACCGCCGCCGCGTCGCGGTGGTCCGAGGAGGAGCTGACCGCACGGGTCGAGGCGCTGCGGGGCCGGCTCGACGCCGCCCGCGTCGTCGCCGGCGCCCTGGCCGCGACCCCGGCCTGCCCCGCCCTGAGCCACCAGGCGGCCGGCTGGGACGGCCGGCCCTCCGCACCCTGGCGCGACCACCTGGCCCACCACACCGTCAGCTGTGGCGACTGCGCCACGCGGTGGACCGCGCTGGTCCCGGCCGAGACGCTGCTGTCGGCCATGCCGGCCGTGGCCGAGCGGCCCGCGCCCGCCGCCGCTTCCGCCGCCAGGACCGCTCCCCTCGTCGGCGAGCCCGCATGGGGACCTTCGGGGACACCAGCGCCCGCGTCCGCCGCCGAGGCGCCCGGGACCGACCACACGGCGGAGCTGACGGAGCCGTACCTCCTGGCCGGGGCCGCCGAGCACGCCCGGCCCCCCATATCCCGGCACGCCGGCGGAGCCCGGGCGGCCGTCCCGCACGGCGCGCGCGCCGCGCTGCGCCACCGCCGCCGGACGCAGGAGCGGGGCCGCCGCCGAGCCGTCATCGCGGCCGGCGTGGTGGCCATGGCGGTCACCGGAGGGGCGTTCTCGCTGCACGGCGGCCGCGGCGGTGACGATGAGAACCTCGAAGCGAACCACGTCGCCGCCCCCGAACTCGACCTCCCCGTCGCCCACGACCCCTCCGCCCTCTCGGGGTCCCCGACGGAGACGTCGACGACCCCCGCCGCCTCGCCGTCCGCCTCCGCGACCACCGCCAAGCCCTCCGCGTCGGCCTCGCCCAGCGCACGCCTCACCACCCCGCCGCCCCGCCCGGCCCGTACCACCGCCCCCGCCCGGGCGACGACGGCGCCGCCCCGCACCACGAAGCCCACCCCTGACAGCCGGCCCAGCGACCCCGGCACCGGCTCGGACGCCGGCACGGAGACCGGCACCGGCGCGGGTCGCCAGAACGACCAGGGACAGAGCTCGGCCGCCGACCAGGTCATCGCGCTGGTCAACCAGGAACGCGCCAAGGCGGGTTGCGGCCCGCTGACGGCCAACGCCACCCTGGCCCGGGCGGCGCAGGGACACTCCGACGACATGGCCGCACGCGACTTCTTCGACCACACCAACCCCGACGGCGCCGACCCGGGGGACCGGGTCACGGCCGCCGGATATCCCTGGTCGACCTACGGCGAGAACATCGCCATGGGCCAGAGCAGCCCGGAGTCGGTCATGGAGGCGTGGATGAACAGCCCGGGCCACCGCGCGAACATCCTCAACTGCTCCTTCAAGGAGATCGGCATCGGTATCCACTCCCAGGGCGGCCCCTACTGGACCCAGGTGTTCGGCGCCCGCTGA
- a CDS encoding GOLPH3/VPS74 family protein, with protein sequence MTTPRDLMFVALDAASGRPPGQGELSLALAGAELIDLLAAGTVELDGDHIVPAGGAAPDDALLRAAASGVVREEPYESVDDWLWRRGRELSPAYQAALEAEGLLTRQRGRRLPFRAAGEPTLAESPDRRRAADRLTAEEPVLTALAAAVRLDEADVPDDLTEADGSDGATDAAGTADLPDGVEAVLAALGDAELELAAARQRRDVEQAAFDNIWRAV encoded by the coding sequence ATGACCACACCGCGTGACCTGATGTTCGTCGCCCTGGACGCGGCATCGGGTCGCCCGCCGGGCCAGGGCGAACTGTCGCTCGCGCTCGCCGGAGCCGAGTTGATCGACCTCCTCGCCGCCGGGACCGTCGAGCTGGACGGCGACCACATCGTGCCGGCCGGCGGGGCCGCGCCCGACGACGCGCTGCTGCGGGCCGCCGCGTCCGGAGTCGTACGGGAGGAGCCGTACGAGTCCGTGGACGACTGGCTGTGGCGCCGGGGCCGCGAACTGTCCCCGGCGTATCAGGCCGCCCTGGAGGCGGAAGGGCTGCTCACCCGGCAGCGCGGCCGCAGGCTGCCGTTCCGGGCGGCCGGCGAACCCACCCTCGCCGAGTCGCCCGACCGCCGTCGCGCGGCAGACCGCCTGACGGCGGAGGAGCCCGTCCTCACCGCGCTGGCCGCCGCCGTACGCCTCGACGAGGCCGACGTGCCGGACGACCTGACCGAGGCCGACGGGTCCGACGGCGCGACCGACGCCGCCGGGACGGCGGACCTCCCGGACGGTGTCGAGGCCGTGCTCGCCGCGCTGGGCGACGCCGAGCTGGAACTGGCCGCCGCACGCCAGCGCCGCGACGTGGAGCAGGCCGCCTTCGACAACATCTGGCGCGCCGTCTGA
- a CDS encoding AfsR/SARP family transcriptional regulator — translation MLRGEPPDRVHAPRHAPLAAPATRTVPAWPTAEGLAFGVLGPVRGWRDAEPLPTGAPQQRAFLALLLLREGRIVTASEVIDAIWGEGPPGQALAAVRTYASRMRKAYGPETLLSESGGYAVRLPPGTLDLHAARELATESERSRALGDLPRARDLLTQSLALWAGEALAGVPGPYADAQRTRLEEWRLELLETRLDMDLEAGAHAEAVPELTALTAAHPLRERLRELLMLALYRCGRQAEALAVYADTRRLLADELGVDPSPALQRLQRRILDADDALFGPPPSASDPPHAAPLRPELLPARVPDFTGRTELLGELARRLTTPEGSGPAVSVIAGIGGVGKTTLAVQVAHEVRPHFPDGRLYVDLDGAGPRPADPVTVLGAFLRALGTPDSAIAPGLADRAAQFRAALDGRRVLVVLDNARDAAQVRPLLPGTAGSAVLVTSRARMAELPGARLVDLDVMSEAEALHLFTRIVGDGRVAPERDAAVEVVTACGFLPLAVRIVAARLAARRAWSVAVLAAKLADETRRLDELRAGDLSVRATFELGYGWLEPDQRRAFRLLALADGPDISLTAATAVLNLPPHRTERLLEALVDTSMLDSSAPGRFRYHPLVRLYARACAERDELPPAECEMARSRLLDFYLATACNAYAIEHPGDRLVAHMEPTTHPGLTFSDSGEALNWLHAEADCLLACAGRSTGRELLSRAVDLLWLAQDISESGTHALAYASTARILRSATEAEGVVGRAGRAALIQAEAELGLGAFDAAREGAELALRRTFQDPPVDSRAAVVLAAVALHQSRDDDAERHFTEAFHAFRSDEDRAGEAGVLCNLSRMRLDLGDAAGALGLAEEAVALFESLGPSVRGGDARYAQGLALTHVGRHSDAQAALQRAREVFRSRGAPSRSGSALFRSAVVELLLGEPEQAAAHTAEALERVGVSGGPWRRGSILVVRGHALHALGRADGARACWREALTLFEGIGTKDAQPVRELLGDTVTSSPPDLG, via the coding sequence ATCCTCCGGGGCGAACCGCCCGACCGGGTGCACGCCCCCCGCCACGCTCCCCTCGCGGCCCCCGCCACCCGGACCGTCCCGGCCTGGCCGACGGCCGAAGGCCTCGCGTTCGGCGTCCTCGGTCCGGTCAGGGGATGGCGCGATGCGGAACCGCTGCCGACCGGCGCCCCCCAGCAACGCGCCTTCCTCGCTCTCCTGTTGCTCCGCGAGGGCCGGATCGTGACGGCGTCCGAAGTGATCGACGCGATCTGGGGCGAGGGTCCGCCCGGCCAAGCACTCGCCGCGGTGCGGACGTACGCCTCCCGGATGCGCAAGGCGTACGGCCCCGAGACCCTGCTGAGCGAGAGCGGCGGCTACGCGGTCCGCCTCCCGCCCGGCACGCTCGACCTGCACGCGGCCCGCGAGCTGGCGACGGAGTCGGAACGGTCCCGGGCCCTCGGTGACCTCCCCCGGGCCCGCGACCTCCTCACCCAGTCCCTCGCGCTGTGGGCGGGCGAGGCCCTGGCGGGTGTCCCGGGGCCGTACGCCGACGCGCAGCGGACCCGGCTGGAGGAGTGGCGCCTCGAACTCCTGGAAACCCGCCTGGACATGGATCTGGAGGCGGGTGCCCATGCGGAGGCGGTGCCGGAGCTCACGGCGCTGACGGCGGCGCATCCGCTCCGGGAGCGGCTCCGTGAGCTCCTGATGCTGGCGCTGTACCGGTGCGGTCGGCAGGCGGAGGCGCTCGCCGTGTACGCGGACACCCGGCGGCTGCTCGCCGACGAGCTGGGTGTGGACCCGTCCCCGGCCCTCCAGCGGCTGCAGCGGCGCATCCTCGACGCCGACGACGCCCTGTTCGGCCCTCCGCCGTCCGCTTCCGATCCGCCCCACGCCGCGCCCCTCCGGCCCGAGCTGCTCCCCGCCCGGGTCCCCGACTTCACCGGCCGTACGGAGCTCCTGGGAGAGCTGGCGCGCCGCCTCACGACCCCCGAGGGGTCCGGCCCGGCGGTCTCGGTGATCGCGGGGATCGGCGGCGTCGGGAAGACCACGCTGGCCGTGCAGGTGGCGCACGAGGTCCGCCCGCACTTCCCGGACGGCCGGCTCTACGTCGACCTGGATGGGGCCGGTCCCCGCCCCGCCGACCCCGTCACCGTCCTCGGTGCGTTCCTGCGGGCACTGGGCACCCCCGACTCCGCGATCGCCCCGGGCCTGGCCGACCGGGCCGCGCAGTTCCGTGCCGCGCTCGACGGCCGGCGGGTCCTGGTGGTGTTGGACAACGCCCGGGACGCGGCACAGGTCAGGCCGCTGCTCCCGGGCACGGCGGGCTCCGCGGTGCTGGTCACCAGCCGGGCCCGCATGGCCGAGCTGCCGGGCGCGCGTCTCGTGGACCTGGACGTGATGTCCGAGGCGGAGGCGCTCCACCTCTTCACCCGGATCGTGGGCGACGGGCGGGTCGCGCCCGAGCGGGATGCGGCGGTCGAGGTGGTCACCGCCTGTGGGTTCCTGCCGCTCGCGGTCCGTATCGTCGCCGCCCGCCTGGCGGCCCGCCGCGCCTGGTCGGTCGCGGTCCTGGCCGCCAAGCTGGCGGACGAGACCCGCCGCCTGGACGAGCTGCGGGCCGGCGACCTTTCGGTCAGGGCGACCTTCGAGCTCGGCTACGGCTGGTTGGAGCCGGACCAGCGGCGTGCCTTCAGGCTCCTCGCGCTCGCCGACGGCCCCGACATCTCCCTCACCGCCGCGACCGCCGTCCTCAACCTGCCGCCGCACCGGACGGAGAGGCTCCTCGAAGCCCTCGTCGACACGTCCATGCTCGACTCCTCGGCCCCCGGCCGGTTTCGCTACCACCCTCTCGTACGGCTCTATGCGCGGGCCTGCGCCGAGCGCGACGAACTGCCGCCCGCCGAGTGCGAGATGGCGCGCTCCCGGCTGCTGGACTTCTATCTGGCGACGGCCTGCAACGCGTACGCGATCGAGCACCCGGGCGACCGTCTGGTCGCGCACATGGAGCCGACCACGCACCCGGGGCTCACGTTCTCCGACTCCGGTGAGGCGCTGAACTGGCTCCATGCGGAGGCCGACTGCCTGCTGGCCTGCGCGGGCCGCTCCACCGGCCGAGAACTGTTGAGCCGGGCCGTGGACCTCCTCTGGCTGGCGCAGGACATCAGCGAGTCCGGAACCCATGCGCTCGCCTACGCCTCGACCGCGCGGATCCTCCGCTCCGCGACCGAGGCCGAGGGCGTCGTGGGCCGGGCGGGCAGGGCCGCCTTGATCCAGGCCGAGGCCGAGCTGGGCCTCGGCGCCTTCGACGCCGCCAGGGAGGGCGCGGAGCTGGCGCTGCGCCGGACGTTCCAGGACCCTCCGGTCGACTCCCGCGCGGCGGTCGTCCTCGCCGCGGTCGCCCTCCACCAGAGCCGGGACGACGACGCGGAGAGGCATTTCACCGAGGCCTTTCACGCGTTCCGCTCGGACGAGGACCGCGCGGGCGAGGCGGGCGTCCTGTGCAACTTGTCCCGTATGCGACTCGACCTGGGAGATGCCGCCGGCGCTCTCGGTCTCGCGGAGGAGGCCGTGGCCCTCTTCGAAAGCCTCGGTCCCTCGGTGCGCGGGGGCGACGCGCGCTACGCCCAGGGCCTCGCCCTCACGCACGTCGGGCGGCACAGCGACGCCCAGGCGGCGCTTCAGCGGGCGCGGGAGGTGTTCCGGAGCCGCGGCGCGCCGAGCCGGTCGGGTTCGGCGCTGTTCCGGTCGGCGGTGGTCGAGCTGCTGCTGGGCGAGCCCGAGCAGGCGGCCGCGCACACCGCGGAAGCGCTGGAACGCGTCGGCGTGTCCGGTGGGCCGTGGCGTCGTGGCAGCATCCTGGTGGTGCGCGGACACGCCCTCCACGCCCTGGGCCGCGCGGACGGCGCCCGCGCCTGCTGGCGGGAGGCGCTGACCTTGTTCGAGGGCATCGGTACGAAGGACGCGCAGCCCGTCCGGGAGCTGCTCGGCGACACAGTCACGTCCTCGCCGCCCGACCTCGGCTGA
- a CDS encoding AAA family ATPase, whose translation MVQPPATPSGANGSAPEPWWVFRGTAELPEPPPWRRFPASRRLPRAQRHLMSDDEIAVVNAALHLRRPLLVTGRPGTGKSSLARAVAEDLGLGDVLRWSVNSRSTLADALYRYDAVGRLREASLQREREAPRGAARRLRRRAGQGSDIGNYLRLGPLGTALAATGGPRVLLIDELDKSDIDLPNDLLVVLEEGEFEIPELSRLPEHQQTVDVLATGGRDRVRVHRGLVSCAHFPVVVMTSNGEREFPPAFLRRCVRLDLRDPDEAKLRDIVRQNLGEEALARADDLIDAFLNRAAVQSLATDQLLAAVHLRVTGADLSRDELLAAVMHRLDEAFPA comes from the coding sequence ATCGTGCAGCCGCCCGCCACCCCTTCCGGCGCCAACGGCTCCGCTCCCGAGCCCTGGTGGGTGTTCCGCGGCACGGCGGAACTGCCCGAGCCCCCGCCCTGGCGGCGGTTCCCCGCCTCCCGCCGCCTCCCGCGGGCCCAGCGCCACCTGATGAGCGACGACGAGATCGCCGTCGTCAACGCCGCTCTCCATCTGCGGCGGCCCCTCCTGGTCACGGGCCGTCCGGGCACCGGCAAGAGCTCCCTCGCGCGTGCCGTCGCCGAGGACCTGGGTCTCGGCGACGTCCTGCGCTGGTCGGTCAACAGCCGGTCCACCCTCGCCGACGCCCTCTACCGCTACGACGCCGTCGGCCGGCTGCGCGAGGCCTCGCTCCAGCGGGAGCGCGAGGCGCCGCGCGGCGCGGCCCGCAGGCTCAGGAGGCGTGCGGGACAGGGCTCGGACATCGGGAACTACCTGCGGCTCGGCCCGCTCGGCACCGCGCTCGCCGCCACCGGCGGGCCCCGCGTCCTGCTCATCGACGAACTCGACAAGTCCGACATCGACCTGCCCAACGACCTGCTGGTAGTGCTGGAGGAGGGCGAGTTCGAGATCCCGGAGCTCTCCCGCCTCCCCGAGCACCAGCAGACCGTCGACGTCCTCGCCACCGGCGGCAGGGACCGCGTCCGGGTCCACCGCGGTCTCGTGTCGTGCGCCCACTTCCCCGTCGTCGTGATGACCAGCAACGGCGAGCGCGAGTTCCCGCCCGCCTTCCTGCGCCGCTGCGTACGGCTCGACCTGCGCGACCCGGACGAGGCGAAGCTGCGTGACATCGTCCGGCAGAACCTCGGCGAGGAGGCACTCGCCCGGGCCGACGACCTGATCGACGCCTTCCTCAACCGGGCCGCCGTGCAGAGCCTGGCGACCGACCAGCTGCTCGCCGCGGTCCATCTGCGGGTCACCGGCGCCGACCTGAGCCGCGACGAACTCCTCGCGGCGGTCATGCACCGGTTGGACGAAGCGTTCCCCGCATGA
- a CDS encoding trypsin-like peptidase domain-containing protein, giving the protein MRHQVSPAGADEPLNRAFVSVRGPAGPVGAAVLITPRLVLTCAHVVNSARGRDRFDPSPPSRAETFTLRMPHVDRERTLVGRVVPAMWRPPRARPEPDCPLPPAAGALPYYGDLAVLELDEEAPPGAEPAPFLPHRDGNEVVAQWASGHALPTLRAMPRASGHPWIALDVLGGTVADGFSGGPLWDRDRQAVVGLVVAAHDTAGRPAPPDPAGGRPGPPPAMYAIGLSSVESELPDLPPVTVPAAGRGRQQLLDVLERLLPTRQDVRDCEERLAAQLDRRTAGPAADVERLAGLALGVRRGVPELLDIVHEHLAERRLGGAAESADWQHVLRVARVVSPREWLSVKRRRGLTALLPHCRATEPATLLRTVLPYADTSVPVDLVDATHILEGYDPAPGQPIPPLLQGVVLIGVHERAAGGEYADDLDAWVRRAAPRLGVPAAAVDQFRADAAAAHTATASAARRAAAAPPRVQVELLPAPPGHLFTFQIWVWSGDGRHEVVLTQDTEVTSHRVVEAIRQVLRTEVREHPETALLEFFVSPAWLRLDVDTWEFVGDADDGGFYPGITRRVVLRSSERTRDTYASWKRRSSALPTSPRLLLDERCTDPAVARARLEVSPEAGIVVVSCDRRQQGRVLRQCIEAGVHTVLWHREDHGGHISTDLLALVEGIDHTQIPEVVRLERAKAMADPDCPAHHGRRLSLLHDGPDHRPPPLAPDPWALTQPSQRAPQP; this is encoded by the coding sequence ATGCGGCATCAGGTGAGTCCCGCCGGGGCCGACGAGCCGCTGAACCGGGCGTTCGTGTCCGTGCGCGGACCGGCCGGACCCGTCGGCGCCGCCGTACTGATCACCCCACGGCTGGTGCTGACCTGCGCGCACGTCGTCAACAGCGCCCGGGGACGCGATCGTTTCGACCCCTCGCCGCCGTCGCGCGCCGAGACGTTCACGCTCCGGATGCCCCACGTCGACCGCGAGCGGACCCTGGTCGGCCGGGTCGTCCCGGCGATGTGGCGGCCGCCGCGCGCCCGTCCCGAGCCCGACTGTCCGCTGCCCCCGGCCGCCGGCGCGCTGCCGTACTACGGCGACCTCGCGGTGCTCGAACTCGACGAGGAGGCACCGCCGGGCGCCGAGCCCGCCCCGTTCCTCCCGCACCGGGACGGCAACGAGGTCGTGGCCCAGTGGGCCAGCGGACACGCCCTGCCCACGCTGCGGGCGATGCCCCGGGCCTCCGGGCACCCCTGGATCGCCCTGGACGTGCTGGGCGGGACGGTGGCGGACGGGTTCAGCGGCGGACCGCTGTGGGACCGGGACCGCCAGGCCGTCGTCGGGCTCGTCGTCGCCGCCCACGACACGGCCGGCCGGCCCGCGCCGCCCGATCCGGCCGGGGGCCGGCCCGGCCCGCCGCCCGCCATGTACGCGATCGGGCTCTCCTCCGTCGAGTCCGAACTGCCGGACCTGCCGCCCGTCACGGTCCCGGCGGCCGGCCGCGGCCGCCAGCAACTCCTCGACGTGCTGGAGCGGTTGCTGCCCACCCGGCAGGACGTCCGGGACTGCGAGGAGCGGCTCGCCGCGCAGCTCGACCGCCGGACGGCCGGCCCGGCCGCGGACGTCGAACGGCTCGCGGGACTCGCCCTGGGCGTGCGGCGGGGGGTGCCCGAACTCCTCGACATCGTCCACGAGCACCTCGCCGAGCGCCGGCTCGGCGGCGCCGCGGAGTCGGCAGACTGGCAGCACGTCCTGCGCGTCGCCCGTGTCGTCAGCCCGCGCGAGTGGCTCTCCGTGAAACGGCGGCGGGGCCTCACCGCGCTGCTCCCGCACTGCCGCGCCACCGAGCCCGCGACGCTGCTGCGCACCGTGCTGCCGTACGCCGACACCTCCGTCCCCGTCGACCTCGTGGACGCCACGCACATCCTGGAGGGCTACGACCCCGCCCCCGGCCAGCCGATACCCCCCTTGCTCCAGGGCGTCGTGCTCATCGGAGTGCACGAGCGGGCCGCCGGCGGGGAGTACGCCGACGACCTGGACGCCTGGGTCCGAAGGGCGGCACCCCGACTGGGCGTGCCGGCGGCCGCCGTCGACCAGTTCCGCGCCGACGCCGCCGCCGCGCACACCGCGACCGCCTCGGCCGCCCGGCGTGCCGCCGCCGCGCCGCCCCGGGTCCAGGTCGAGCTCCTGCCCGCGCCGCCCGGCCACCTCTTCACCTTCCAGATCTGGGTGTGGAGCGGCGACGGGCGGCACGAGGTGGTCCTGACCCAGGACACCGAGGTCACCAGCCACCGCGTGGTCGAGGCCATCCGGCAGGTCCTGCGCACGGAGGTGCGGGAGCACCCCGAGACCGCGCTCCTCGAGTTCTTCGTGTCCCCCGCCTGGCTCCGACTCGACGTGGACACCTGGGAGTTCGTGGGCGACGCCGACGACGGCGGCTTCTATCCGGGCATCACCCGCCGTGTGGTGCTGCGGAGTTCGGAGCGGACCCGGGACACGTACGCCTCCTGGAAGCGCCGCAGCAGCGCGCTGCCGACCTCGCCGCGGCTGCTCCTGGACGAGCGCTGCACGGACCCGGCCGTGGCGCGGGCCCGGCTCGAAGTGAGCCCGGAGGCCGGGATCGTCGTCGTGAGCTGCGACCGGCGGCAGCAGGGGCGCGTGCTGCGCCAGTGCATCGAGGCCGGGGTGCACACGGTGCTCTGGCACCGCGAGGACCACGGCGGGCACATCTCCACGGACCTGCTGGCACTGGTCGAGGGCATCGACCACACCCAGATCCCGGAGGTCGTACGGCTGGAAAGGGCGAAGGCGATGGCCGACCCGGACTGTCCGGCCCACCACGGCCGCCGGCTCTCGCTGCTGCACGACGGCCCCGACCACCGGCCCCCGCCGCTCGCACCCGACCCGTGGGCCCTCACCCAGCCGTCGCAGCGGGCCCCGCAGCCGTGA